In Actinomycetes bacterium, a single window of DNA contains:
- a CDS encoding non-heme iron oxygenase ferredoxin subunit, protein MCPRVDGRPRRRGAAVLPREQGSAARCRPASDRRRLLRRCPRSLPGSRGEGAGDEQDRLRARPPSRACRRGRLGGGTKVSRTRVASLGELTDGEATRVEVDGVGVALVRVGQDVYAIGDRCSHADVSLSGGEVDEDECTLECPKHGSAFDLRSGEPQSLPALRPVPVWDAEVVDGDVWLSAAEDS, encoded by the coding sequence ATGTGCCCACGCGTCGACGGTCGGCCCCGTCGACGAGGAGCAGCAGTACTACCTCGAGAGCAGGGGAGTGCCGCCCGATGCCGCCCAGCGTCTGATCGTCGGAGGCTTCTTCGACGATGCCCTCGATCACTTCCCGGTTCCCGAGGCGAGGGTGCTGGTGACGAGCAGGATCGACTCCGAGCTCGACCGCCATCTCGCGCCTGCCGGCGTGGGCGACTCGGCGGGGGCACCAAGGTGAGCCGCACCCGAGTGGCCTCCCTGGGCGAGCTGACCGACGGTGAGGCGACCCGTGTCGAAGTCGATGGGGTGGGTGTGGCACTGGTGCGCGTGGGCCAGGACGTCTATGCGATCGGCGACCGGTGCAGTCACGCTGACGTGTCGCTGTCCGGCGGCGAGGTGGATGAAGACGAGTGCACCCTGGAGTGCCCCAAGCACGGAAGTGCATTCGACCTCCGGAGCGGGGAGCCACAGTCGCTGCCGGCGCTGCGGCCAGTGCCGGTCTGGGATGCCGAGGTGGTCGATGGAGATGTCTGGCTGAGCGCGGCGGAGGACTCATGA
- the sufC gene encoding Fe-S cluster assembly ATPase SufC gives MSELVIEGLTASVGDKQILDGVDLVVRSGEVHAVMGPNGSGKSTLSHVLMGRHGYEVTGGNVTLDGVDLLALPTWQRAAAGLFLAFQYPTEVPGVALGEMLGEALSAAGRDAAAVGESLAVEADRLGFDPSLIDRPLNVDLSGGEKKRNDTLQMSVLAPRIAVLDEIDSGLDVDALRAVSKRIEDATRDGLEGGPPLGVLAITHYTRLLEELRADRVHIFVAGRIVESGGPELADRLEVEGYAAWTDGMAVDEGDSEPERPVIDDPFADPLL, from the coding sequence ATGAGCGAACTGGTGATCGAAGGCCTGACCGCATCGGTCGGCGACAAGCAGATACTCGACGGCGTCGACCTGGTGGTCCGCTCCGGCGAGGTCCATGCGGTGATGGGGCCGAATGGCTCCGGCAAGTCGACCCTTTCCCACGTGCTCATGGGCCGCCACGGCTATGAGGTCACGGGCGGCAACGTCACGCTCGACGGCGTCGACCTGCTCGCCCTTCCGACGTGGCAACGTGCTGCGGCAGGGTTGTTCCTGGCGTTTCAGTACCCCACGGAGGTGCCCGGGGTGGCCCTCGGGGAGATGCTCGGTGAGGCGCTCTCGGCGGCGGGCCGGGACGCGGCCGCGGTGGGAGAGAGCCTCGCGGTCGAGGCAGACCGGCTGGGCTTCGACCCGTCGCTGATCGACAGGCCCCTCAACGTGGACCTCTCCGGCGGCGAGAAGAAGCGCAACGACACCCTCCAGATGTCGGTGCTGGCACCGCGGATCGCAGTGCTCGACGAGATCGACTCCGGTCTCGACGTCGACGCGCTGCGAGCAGTGTCGAAGCGCATCGAGGACGCCACCCGTGACGGCCTCGAGGGTGGCCCGCCGCTCGGCGTGCTCGCCATCACCCATTACACGCGACTGCTCGAGGAGTTGCGTGCCGACCGCGTGCACATCTTCGTGGCCGGACGGATTGTGGAGTCCGGCGGTCCGGAGTTGGCCGACCGCCTCGAGGTCGAGGGCTACGCGGCCTGGACCGATGGCATGGCGGTCGACGAAGGCGACTCCGAGCCCGAACGGCCGGTCATCGACGACCCGTTTGCCGACCCCCTGCTCTGA